The Neorhizobium sp. NCHU2750 genome contains the following window.
TTGGCCGTGAGGTCGGCGATCGTCTTGATGTCCGACGAGGCCGGAACGACGATGACTTCGTATTCGCCGGTGAGCCGGGCAATCGGCGTGACGTCCTTCAGCGTGACCGGCGACTTGTTGGTCAGGATCGCGCCGACCATCACGTAACCGCCGACCATCAGCTGGTTCGGGTTACCCTTCTGCTGGCTGGCGAACTGGGCGATGCCGATCGTGCCGCCGGCACCCGGAACGTTCATCACCTGCACCTTGCCGGAAATCTTCTCCGTCTGCAGCGCGCTCTGCATTGTGCGGGCGGTCTGGTCCCAGCCGCCGCCGGGCGCTGCCGGTGCCATGATCGAATAGTCGGCAGCCAGCGCCGGCAGCGCGAATACACTCATGGCCAGCGAAGCGATGAGCACATGTTTCAAGGGCTTGAAATGTTGCAAGGGTATGTCCTCCGTTGACGTCCCGCGGGACGAATTGTTTGTGCGCAACAAGAGGATGCAGTGAGCAAGGCGATGCGTCGCCTGCTGTCCTCCTCCCCTTGATCGACGGCGCCCACCTCCATGGGGCCGGATGCCTTAAGCGATCACAGCAAGCTGACATTTACCTGACATCGCTTGACACTCGTCATTCTTGCAGGATGCAACCAGGGTTTGCCAGCATTTTCTGGGTGCTACTGATGCCTGAGCTCGTCGTTCCACTTGGCGATCAGCCGTGCCCGCTTCACCTGGTCGAGATAGACCATCAGCCCGAGGCTGACCGGCACCGGCTTCAACTGCCCGCCGAGTATTTCCCGCATCGTCGTTGCCGTGTTGTTGCCGGCGACTTCCGGGCTGACGGCGGGGATCTGCAGTTCCCGCGCCATGATCGTCTGGCCTTCCTTCGACATGAAGAATTCCAGGTAACGCTTGCCGAGAGCGGGATCGGCGGCAGCCTGCGGCACCAGTCCGATGCGCGACATGACGACGGTATAATCCTTCGGCAGAACGATGCCGACGTCGGGATGGCGGGCGGCCCAGTCGGCCGCATAGGAGCCGACGATATTATAGCCGAGCAGGAACCGTCCGTCCGCCACTCGTTCGAGGATCGCGCCGCTGGTGGAATAAAGCTTCACGCCGGCGGCCCCCATCGCCCGCACGACGGACCAGATATCGCCGAACTGTTCCTGGTCGCGCGACATGAACAGGAAACCCACCCCCGAGCGCTCGATGTCATAGGTACCGATCCTGCCATGAACCGCATCGCCGTGTTTCTGCAGGAAGGCGATGAACTCTGCCCGGCTGGCAGGCGGCGCTTCGTTTTTGAAGCTCGGCTTGTGATAGACGAAGACCGCGGGCTCGAAGGTCAGCGCATAGACGGTGTTGCGCCAGTTCGCCCATTGCGGCCATTGCCCGCTCATCGGCAGGTCGCTTCTCTGCGCATAGCCGTCATTGGCGAGTTTCACCTGCAGGTCCATGGCGGATGAAAAGGCGAAATCGGCGGTCTTCTTGCCCGCATCCGTCTCCCGCACGATCCGGTCGTAGATCTCGCCGGTCAGCATGTCTTCATAGGCAACGGCGACATCCGGATTGGCGGCCTGGAAGCCCGCGATCATCGGCTTGGCCAGTGCCTCGTCCAGCGACGAATAGACCCTCAGCACCGGCGCGTCCGCCCGACCGGAAGGAGCGGGAAACATTAGCACATCTGCAGCGCATGTCCCGGCAACCAATACCGGACAGAGGCCGAAAAGACAGAGACGGAGGAATGAAAGCGCCTTCATGCCGCTAAGAATGCATGAGCGGCAAGGTTGCGGCAAGCCGGCGCACGGCGCTGCCCCGCTGCAACAGATCGGCCGCTTCGTTCTTGACCGCCTTGTTTCCTGCTCCGTCATCCCTAAGTGAGGTCGGCATTTATCTCGCAACGTCAACAAGGTTTGACCATGTCGCTTTCGCTCTACGATATTTCAGTTCCCGCCTTCCTGCGCGGTTTTGCCAGCCTCACCGAGATCCTCAAGAAGGGCGAGGCCTTCGCCGACGAGAAGGGCATTGCCCATAAGGAGCTTCTCGAAGCCCGGCTGATCGAAGACATGCTGCCGCTGACCGGCCAGATCCAGCGCGCCAGCGATACGGCGAAATTCGTGCCGATCCGCGTCGGCGGGCTGGATAATCTTTCGATGGCCGATGACGAGGTCACCTTCGCCGACCTCCATGCCCGTATCGAAAAGACCGTGGCCTTCCTCAACACCGTCGTCCCGGCCAGCATGGCCGATCGCGACGATGCCGAAGTCATCCTCAAGACGCGCTCCGGCGAGACGAAGTTCACGGCCAGGAGCTATGTCACCGGCTTCGCCCTGCCGAACTTCTATTTCCACGTGACGACGGCCTACGCCATCCTGCGCCACAAGGGCGTGCCGATCGGCAAGATGGATTATCTCGGCCGCTCCTAAGCGATCACGTGTAAACTCGGCCCCGTCACCCGTTACATTCCTCCGCTTGCCGATTATAGTTGAGGCGCAAGCGGGGGGATTTCGTGCGGATATTGCTGGTCGAGGACAATCTGGCGCTGGCCGAAGGGCTGCAGGCAATTCTTCGCGGGACAGGCTATGTCGTCGATTTCGTCGCCGACGGCGCTTCGGCGGAAGCCGCAGCGGCAGCCCAGACCTATGATCTCGTCATCCTCGACCTGAACCTGCCGGAAATGGACGGGCTCGACGTGCTGCGCGCCATGCGGGCAAGGCAAAACCGTGCGGCAGTGATGATTTTGACCGCCCGCGGCCTTCCGGAGGAACGGGTCAAGGGGCTCGATCTCGGCGCCGACGACTACATGATCAAGCCGTTCGACGTGCCGGAATTCGAGGCGCGTATCAGGGTTCTTTTGCGCCGTCAGGCGGGTTTGCGAACCTCGGTCGTCAGCCATGGCGGCGTCACCTTCGATCTGACCTCGCGCACCTTTTCCTGCAACGGCACGCCGCTCGATATCCCCGCCCGCGAGATCGCGCTTCTGGAATTGCTGTTCATGAGAATGGGCAAGGTCGTCTCCAAGGAGGCGATCGTCGCCTCTCTGACCGGTTTCGACGACGACCTTTCTGCCAATGCGATCGAGCAATATGTGAGCCGGCTAAGAAGGCGTTTGACCCCGCACGGATTGACGGTGAAGACGGCCCGCGGCATCGGCTACTATCTCGAGACGGCAGGTGCGGCGCCATGATCAGGCTCCCGGTGCCGAGGCCTGGACGCTATTCGCTTCGCCGCCGCTTGCTGGCCTGGCTCCTGGTGTCGACGGCAATGATCGGCGCCGTCGCCCTCGTCGATACCTGGGACGAGGCGATCGATACGGCCAATGAAGTATCCGACCGGGTTCTGGCTGGCTCGGCGCTGGCAATTGCTGAGCGCGTCATCGTCTCGGAAGACGGCTCGCTCGAAGTCGACATTCCCTATGTCGCGCTGGAAATGTTGACATCGGCCGCCCAGGACCGGGTCTTCTACCGTGTCGACGGGCCGCCGGGCAATTTCGTCACCGGTTACCGCACCTTGCCGTCCATCCCGCGCCGGGAGGGCCAGCAGGCAGCCTTTGCCGACAGCAGTTTCCGCGGCGAGCCGATCCGTGTCGCAGCACTCGCCCGTTCCGCCTCGACCGGCATCAATTCGGTGCCGTTCACCGTGACGGTGGCCGAAACGACGATCGCCCGCCAGCAATTGACCCGCGCCATCCTGCTGCGTTCGGCTCTGCGGATCCTGTTCATGATCCTCGGTGCGGCGTTCATCGTCTGGATCGCCGTTACCCTGTCGCTGCGGCCGCTCTATCGGTTCAGCGAGGCGCTGTCGGAACGCAGCCCCGATGATCTGCATCCGATCACCGAGCGGGTGCCGAACGAGGTTCAGGGGCTCGTCGATACCGTCAATTCCTTCATGGTCCGGCTTGAAGGCGCGCTCGATGCGCTTCGTCATTTCACCGGCAATGCCGGCCATCAGTTGCGCACGCCGCTTGCCATCGTGCGCACGCAACTCGCTTTGGCCAAGCGGGCGGGCACGCTTGGCGAGGCGCGCGAGGCCTCCGAAAAGGCCGATGATGCCGTCGGCAGCGCCGAGCGCATCCTTGCCCAGCTTCTGCTCATGGCGCGCATCGATGCGGCCGGCCGATCTACGGCGATGGGGAATGTCGATCTGGTCGATCTTGCCCGTGCGGCAACTGCAGAGCACGTGCCGCGCGCCGCCGAAGCGGGCATCGATCTCGGCTTCGAAGGGGAGGGGGAAGCAAACGTCACCGCTGAGCCGATCCTGATCGGCGAGCTGGTGAAGAACCTCGTCAACAACGCGCTTCTCTATACTGGAACGGATGCCGAGGTAACCGTCCGGGTTTTCGCTACTGGGGATAAGGCCTTGCTCGAGGTCGAGGACAACGGGCCCGGCATCCCACCCGAACGCCGGGAGGCCGTGCTGAAACGTTTCGAGCGCGGCGAGACGTCCGAGCGACCGGGAACCGGCCTCGGACTTCCGATCGTCGAGGAAATCGCAGGACTGCATGGCGCAAGCCTCACCCTCGGCGAAGGCTCAGGCGGAAAAGGCCTCAAGGCTGCGATTGCGTTTCCGCTGGCGAGGTGATCAGGCCCGATATACTTCCCGGCCACCGATCCAGGTACTCTGCGTCCTGAGATCGTCGTCCAGCACGACGAAATCCGCGTCGAGGCCGGGGGCGATCGAGCCTTTCACGCCCGATACCTGCACCGCTTCCGCCGGATAGACCGTTGCCATCCTCAGCGCTTCCTCGAGCGGCAGGCCGAGTATCTGGTGAACGAGGCGAACCGAAGAGGCCATGTCGATATCGGCCCCCGCCAGCGTGCCGTCGATGAGCGTCAGGCGGCCGTCGCGGCGCAGAATTTCGCGGCCGTTGAGGGTGAATGACGTCATGTCCGTGCCGAGCGGGCTCATCGCGTCCGTCACCAGGAATATCTTCCCCGGCCCGGTCTTGGCTCTAAGCGCAATACCCATTGCCGCCGGATGGACGTGAATGCCGTCGGCGATCATGCCGGCGTAAAGCGCGCCTGTCGCAAGTGCAGCACCGACCATGCCCGGCTCGCGGTGGCCGAGCGGGCTCATCGCATTGAAGAGGTGGGTCGCCGTGCGGATGCCGGCCGTCGCATAGCTTTGCGCCGTCTCGTAGCTCGCCTCCGTATGGCCGAGGCTGACGGTGATACCGGCGGCGGCGAGCCGCGTCACCTGGTCCGCCGAGACGCTTTCCGGCGCGATCGTCACCATCAGCGCGTCGAGCGCCATGCCGCAGGAGAGGATGAGATCGAGATCGCGCTCCTCCATCGGCCGGATCAGCTTTGGATCATGCGCCCCCTTGCGGGAGAGCGACAGATGCGGGCCCTCTAGATGCAGCCCGAGAAAACCGGGAACATGCCGGTCCTTCGCCGCGATCCCGGCCTCGACTGTCCGCTCGGTGATCTCGTACGTATCGGTAATCAGCGTCGGCAGGAGCGCGGTCGTGCCGAATTTCGCATGGGCGGCGCAGATCGTCGCAATGCCTTCGACCGTCGGTTCCTCGTTCAGCAATACCCCGCCGCCGCCATTGACCTGCAGGTCGATGAAACCGGGCGCAATGATCTCGCCGCCCTCGATCTTCTCGATATCCGGCGAAAGTGAGCCGACCGGCCGGATCGCGATGATCTTGCCGTTGCCAAACAGCACGGCCGCATCCTCATGCCAGGAGGCGCCGTCGAATACATGCCTGCCGATGAGGGCCCTGTTTTCAGTCATACTGTCTTCGGTCATAGGGTTTCGGTGACCTTCTTCAGCGCTGCCGGCTGGTCGGGGTTGAACCCCTTCGACCGCGACCAGGCCTCGACAAATCCGTAGAACGGCACGATCAGCGCCAGGGCATCGGTCAAGGGATGGCCGGTGGCGACGAAGGGCAATTGGCGTGCGGAAGAAACCTTGCCGGACGTTGCAAAGGCGAGTGCCCGCTTGCCGGCAAGGCTGTCGACGATCTCGACGACGGAGGCTTCTGCCGCATCGCGGGCCGCGAAGGCCAGAACCGGAAAGCTGTTTTCCACCAGCGCTACCGGCCCATGCAGCACTTCCGCCGCCGAATAGGCCTCCGCATGCATGTTGGAGGTTTCCTTGAATTTCAGCGCCGCCTCGCTGGCGATTGCCAGTGCCGGGCCGCGGCCGAGCATATAGAGCGATTCGGCCTCGCCGAGCCGGTCGGCAAATTCGCTCCAGTCGAGCGCGACGGCCTTGTGCAGGTGATCCGGCAGGTCGCATATGGCGGCTTTGAGCGCTTCGTCACCCGTCCATTCCGACAGCAGTGCGAGACCGGCGACGATCGAATTGACGAAGGATTTCGTCGCGGCAACCGCCAGTTCCGGCCCGGCATTGATATCGACGGCATGGAGCGAGGCGTCGGTGATCGGCGAGGCAAGTGTGTTGGTGAGCGCCACGGTAACAGCGCCGCTTTTCGTCGCCGCGTCCGCCATGGCGACGATATCCGGGCTCTTGCCTGATTGCGAGATGGCAATCGCAGCGCCCCCGGCAAGCTTCATCTTTGCCCCGTATATTGACGCAAGCGAAGGCCCGAGTGAGGCGACGGGCCGCCCGGCCGTCAGCTCGACCGCATATTTGATGAAGGTCGCCGCGTGATCCGATGATCCGCGGGCAATCGTCACGAGGAAGGCCGGGTCTGCGGCCCGCAGCGCATTGCCGGCCTTCTGCAGATCTGCTGCCGACCGGTCGAGCAGGCGTGCGACCGCCTCCGGTATCTCGTTGATCTCCTGCCGCATATGGGTCAGCATTCTGTGGTCCTCGAATTGTCAACTGTCTCCGAGCGAAAGCTCGGCCACGAAATCGTAGGCATCGCCGCGATAAAGCGAGCGGGTCAGTTCCACCACCCGGCCGGACGCGAGATAGGACACGCGTTCGATCGAAAGGCCTGCCGCCTCGATCGGCACTTCCAGAAGGGCGGCATCGCTCTTCTTCATATTGGTTGCCGAAATCCGCTGGATGGCCCGCACCGGCCGCGCATCCTTCTTTTCCAGTTCCGCATAAAGCGAGCCGGAAAGAGCGGCCGGCTCCGGCAGGAACTCGGCGGAAATGCTTGCCCGCTCTATGGCAAGCGGCATGTCGTTGCCAAACCGCAGGCGCCCGATCCGCGCCACCATCGTGCCGGGCGCAAGGCCGAGCATCATCATCTCTTCCGGTGACGGATGAAACAGGCCGCGCTCCAGCCATTCGGAACGGGATACGAGCCCGCGCCGTGCCATGTCCTCGGTAAACGATGTCAGCCTCGTCAGCGGCTGTTCCACCCGTGACAAAGGCTTGACCACGAACGTGCCGGAACCCTGCCGACGGGTCAAAAGCCCGTCCCGCACCAGATCGTCGACGGCCTTGCGCACCGTCACGCGGCTGACATTGGCATAGTCGGCGAGATCGCGCTCCGCCGGCAAGGCGTCGCCATGGCCGAGCTTTCCGGAGCGGATCGCATCCTCGAGGCTCTGCCGCAGTTTGAGATAGAGGGGCCCCGAACCCGCCGATTGCAGCCCGTCGAGGGGAAGGATGGCGGTCAGCATATCGCTCATGCGCCAACCTCCGCGCCTGTCCCATAGGCCTTCACCGCAAGCTCGACGGCACCGGTCAGCGCATCGGCGCGCGGTTTGGAAAGGCGCCCACGGTGCCGTTCGGCGAGATAGGGTGGATAAAGCGAGGAAAGACCGCCAAGCAGGCAAAGCCTGCCCTTGCCGTTGGTCACCGCATGGACGGCATCGAGTGCCTCGTCCACGCCGCTTGCCCCGGCCGCCAGAATGCGCAGCGCCGCCGGATCGCCGCTTTCGGCAAATTCGAACACCTTTGGTGTATAGCGGCCGAAATCGCCGGGCTTTGCCAATCTGGCAAAATCGACGATCAGTTCCGGGTTGCCGTCGAACTCGGCAAGGATCGCTGCGCAGAACGGCGTCATCGGCCGGATTGCATCATAGGCGAGCAGCGTTTCCTGCAATGCGAGCTGGCCGAGCCTTGCGCCGCTGCCGAGATCGCTGACTTGGAAACCCCAGCCAGCTATGGATCTGAACCGGCCTTCCGCGCGGATGATATAGACTGTGCCGGTGCCGACGATGCCGATTGCGCCGTCCTCGTCGCCGATCGCCCCCTGCAAGGCGATCACGCCATCCGAGACGATTTCCGATCTCCGGAAGGGAAGGCGGGGCCGCACATAACCCACCGCATCGCCGACATTGTTGCCGGCAAGCCCGAGGATCGCCGCTGCCGCGCCGAGATCGGCTGCAAGGCCCGCGTCTTCGAAAGCAAGCTCCGCAGCTTCGGCAATATGCCGCAATGCCGTGTCGGGATCGGTCAGGATATTGGACGCGCCGCTCTTGCCGCGGCCGAGCACCTTGCCGGACCTGTCGGCCAGCGCTGCCCGGCAACTTGTGCCACCACCATCGATCCCGAGAATGAAACCCGTCATTGGTACCTCCAACTTGATGATACCAAAAAAATACCATTTACCAAGGCAGAAATAACGCTTTGGCAAAATTCATCGATAAAAGGCCAATTTCATTGGCTTTTTAGCATGACCGATTGATGGCTCAATTCTCCCGGGTAACAATCATTAATTTCTCGCTGGACAATTGGTATTTTTTTGGCATCATTTTAATCAGAGGGAGAAACGGATGAGCGAAAAAGCCACCGAAGCCAGACACGGGAAAGCGGAAGGGCTTGATACGCTCGCACCGGCCGATATCCTTGCGCTGCTTTCCGCCGGCCAGCAGGATGCGGCACGCGCGGTGGATGCCGCCATTCCGGCGCTTGCCGAGGCTGCCGATCTGGTGGCACGCGCCCTGCGCAGTGGTGGCAAGCTGGTCTATGCTGGCGCCGGCAGTTCAGGCCTGATGGCCATGGCCGATGCGCTCGAGCTTCCCGGAACCTACGGCATTGCCCGCGAGCAGATTGCACTCCTGCTTGCCGGCGGCATTTCAAGTCTCGGCGATATGCCCGGTGCGCCGGAAGATGACGTGACGCTCGCAGAACGCGATGCATCTGTCATCAAGGAAGGCGACTGTGTGCTGGCCGTCTCTGCCAGTGGCTCCACGCCTTATGTGATGAAGATTGCCGAGATCGCCGAAAGCCGCGGCGCAAAGGTCGTGGCGATTGCCAACAATGCCGGTGCCTGCCTGTTCGATGGCGCCGATGTTGCGGTCCTGTTGTCGACGCCGCCGGAAGTGGTGGCCGGTTCGACCCGCATGGGGGCCGGCACCGCCCAGAAACTCGCCTTCAACATGCTTTCCACGCTTGCCGCGATCAAGCTCGGGCATGTGCATGATGGCCATATGGTCAATCTGCTTGCCGATAACGACAAGCTGCGCACGCGTGCCGCAGGCATGGTCGCCGAGATAGCCGGGATCGGCTTCGACGATGCGCGTCGCCTGCTTCTGGAGGCCGACGGATCGGTGAAGCTCGCCGT
Protein-coding sequences here:
- a CDS encoding ABC transporter substrate-binding protein, whose protein sequence is MKALSFLRLCLFGLCPVLVAGTCAADVLMFPAPSGRADAPVLRVYSSLDEALAKPMIAGFQAANPDVAVAYEDMLTGEIYDRIVRETDAGKKTADFAFSSAMDLQVKLANDGYAQRSDLPMSGQWPQWANWRNTVYALTFEPAVFVYHKPSFKNEAPPASRAEFIAFLQKHGDAVHGRIGTYDIERSGVGFLFMSRDQEQFGDIWSVVRAMGAAGVKLYSTSGAILERVADGRFLLGYNIVGSYAADWAARHPDVGIVLPKDYTVVMSRIGLVPQAAADPALGKRYLEFFMSKEGQTIMARELQIPAVSPEVAGNNTATTMREILGGQLKPVPVSLGLMVYLDQVKRARLIAKWNDELRHQ
- a CDS encoding DUF1993 domain-containing protein yields the protein MSLSLYDISVPAFLRGFASLTEILKKGEAFADEKGIAHKELLEARLIEDMLPLTGQIQRASDTAKFVPIRVGGLDNLSMADDEVTFADLHARIEKTVAFLNTVVPASMADRDDAEVILKTRSGETKFTARSYVTGFALPNFYFHVTTAYAILRHKGVPIGKMDYLGRS
- a CDS encoding response regulator transcription factor, whose protein sequence is MRILLVEDNLALAEGLQAILRGTGYVVDFVADGASAEAAAAAQTYDLVILDLNLPEMDGLDVLRAMRARQNRAAVMILTARGLPEERVKGLDLGADDYMIKPFDVPEFEARIRVLLRRQAGLRTSVVSHGGVTFDLTSRTFSCNGTPLDIPAREIALLELLFMRMGKVVSKEAIVASLTGFDDDLSANAIEQYVSRLRRRLTPHGLTVKTARGIGYYLETAGAAP
- a CDS encoding sensor histidine kinase, whose translation is MIRLPVPRPGRYSLRRRLLAWLLVSTAMIGAVALVDTWDEAIDTANEVSDRVLAGSALAIAERVIVSEDGSLEVDIPYVALEMLTSAAQDRVFYRVDGPPGNFVTGYRTLPSIPRREGQQAAFADSSFRGEPIRVAALARSASTGINSVPFTVTVAETTIARQQLTRAILLRSALRILFMILGAAFIVWIAVTLSLRPLYRFSEALSERSPDDLHPITERVPNEVQGLVDTVNSFMVRLEGALDALRHFTGNAGHQLRTPLAIVRTQLALAKRAGTLGEAREASEKADDAVGSAERILAQLLLMARIDAAGRSTAMGNVDLVDLARAATAEHVPRAAEAGIDLGFEGEGEANVTAEPILIGELVKNLVNNALLYTGTDAEVTVRVFATGDKALLEVEDNGPGIPPERREAVLKRFERGETSERPGTGLGLPIVEEIAGLHGASLTLGEGSGGKGLKAAIAFPLAR
- the nagA gene encoding N-acetylglucosamine-6-phosphate deacetylase, which codes for MTENRALIGRHVFDGASWHEDAAVLFGNGKIIAIRPVGSLSPDIEKIEGGEIIAPGFIDLQVNGGGGVLLNEEPTVEGIATICAAHAKFGTTALLPTLITDTYEITERTVEAGIAAKDRHVPGFLGLHLEGPHLSLSRKGAHDPKLIRPMEERDLDLILSCGMALDALMVTIAPESVSADQVTRLAAAGITVSLGHTEASYETAQSYATAGIRTATHLFNAMSPLGHREPGMVGAALATGALYAGMIADGIHVHPAAMGIALRAKTGPGKIFLVTDAMSPLGTDMTSFTLNGREILRRDGRLTLIDGTLAGADIDMASSVRLVHQILGLPLEEALRMATVYPAEAVQVSGVKGSIAPGLDADFVVLDDDLRTQSTWIGGREVYRA
- a CDS encoding SIS domain-containing protein; translated protein: MLTHMRQEINEIPEAVARLLDRSAADLQKAGNALRAADPAFLVTIARGSSDHAATFIKYAVELTAGRPVASLGPSLASIYGAKMKLAGGAAIAISQSGKSPDIVAMADAATKSGAVTVALTNTLASPITDASLHAVDINAGPELAVAATKSFVNSIVAGLALLSEWTGDEALKAAICDLPDHLHKAVALDWSEFADRLGEAESLYMLGRGPALAIASEAALKFKETSNMHAEAYSAAEVLHGPVALVENSFPVLAFAARDAAEASVVEIVDSLAGKRALAFATSGKVSSARQLPFVATGHPLTDALALIVPFYGFVEAWSRSKGFNPDQPAALKKVTETL
- a CDS encoding GntR family transcriptional regulator translates to MSDMLTAILPLDGLQSAGSGPLYLKLRQSLEDAIRSGKLGHGDALPAERDLADYANVSRVTVRKAVDDLVRDGLLTRRQGSGTFVVKPLSRVEQPLTRLTSFTEDMARRGLVSRSEWLERGLFHPSPEEMMMLGLAPGTMVARIGRLRFGNDMPLAIERASISAEFLPEPAALSGSLYAELEKKDARPVRAIQRISATNMKKSDAALLEVPIEAAGLSIERVSYLASGRVVELTRSLYRGDAYDFVAELSLGDS
- a CDS encoding BadF/BadG/BcrA/BcrD ATPase family protein, whose protein sequence is MTGFILGIDGGGTSCRAALADRSGKVLGRGKSGASNILTDPDTALRHIAEAAELAFEDAGLAADLGAAAAILGLAGNNVGDAVGYVRPRLPFRRSEIVSDGVIALQGAIGDEDGAIGIVGTGTVYIIRAEGRFRSIAGWGFQVSDLGSGARLGQLALQETLLAYDAIRPMTPFCAAILAEFDGNPELIVDFARLAKPGDFGRYTPKVFEFAESGDPAALRILAAGASGVDEALDAVHAVTNGKGRLCLLGGLSSLYPPYLAERHRGRLSKPRADALTGAVELAVKAYGTGAEVGA
- a CDS encoding N-acetylmuramic acid 6-phosphate etherase; its protein translation is MSEKATEARHGKAEGLDTLAPADILALLSAGQQDAARAVDAAIPALAEAADLVARALRSGGKLVYAGAGSSGLMAMADALELPGTYGIAREQIALLLAGGISSLGDMPGAPEDDVTLAERDASVIKEGDCVLAVSASGSTPYVMKIAEIAESRGAKVVAIANNAGACLFDGADVAVLLSTPPEVVAGSTRMGAGTAQKLAFNMLSTLAAIKLGHVHDGHMVNLLADNDKLRTRAAGMVAEIAGIGFDDARRLLLEADGSVKLAVLLAAGAADLGAAKDLLDCSGQVLRKALSELDMTENTAKRACKR